In Calorimonas adulescens, the following are encoded in one genomic region:
- a CDS encoding zinc ribbon domain-containing protein has protein sequence MFFIGIFGIQDKEKSIREFDSVICPECGRLTRAELMVYYTYFHFFFIPLFSWNRRYFVRFRCCDSIYAVDEDYVREIRNTEILDTSRLHRIGSQGNICPNCGSYVNPTFNYCPNCGHRLY, from the coding sequence ATGTTTTTTATAGGTATATTTGGTATACAGGATAAAGAAAAATCAATAAGAGAGTTTGACAGTGTAATATGCCCCGAGTGCGGCAGACTTACCAGGGCAGAGTTGATGGTATACTATACATATTTTCATTTCTTCTTCATACCTCTATTTAGCTGGAACAGGAGATATTTTGTGAGGTTTCGGTGCTGCGATAGCATATATGCTGTGGATGAGGACTATGTCAGGGAGATCAGAAATACAGAAATCCTCGATACGTCAAGGCTGCACAGGATAGGGAGCCAGGGTAATATCTGTCCCAACTGCGGCAGTTATGTAAACCCAACCTTTAATTATTGCCCAAACTGTGGGCACAGGCTTTACTGA